Below is a genomic region from Campylobacter showae CSUNSWCD.
CACTTGCACTTTGGCATGCTAGTACAAGGCATAGAAGTGCGCCCGGAGGAGTGGATGGATAACGGCTGGATGAAGGATAACGTCACGGACGTTTTGAGCGCAGCTAAAAAAATGGTCGAATAAATTTGCCGTTTTGTTGTAAATTTGTTGTATAATGGCAAGAATAAAAAAAATAAGGGCGAAAATTTGAAACAAACAACTATAAGATCAACCGTAGAAGGCGTTGGTATCGGGCTTCACAAGGGCGAACCGATAAAAATCACGCTTGAACCGCTCGGGGCAAATTCGGGAATAATATTTTACAGAAAAGACCTCGGAGTGAGCTTTAAGGCGGAGCCGAAAAACGTAATAAACACCCAAATGGCTACCGTTATCGGCGGCAAAGAGGGCTACATCTCAACGATCGAGCACCTCCTTAGCGCGATAAACGGCTGCGGCATCGACAATATCCGCATAGTCCTAGATGCCAACGAAGTGCCGGTAATGGACGGCTCGGCGATAAGCTACTGCATGATGCTGGATGAAGCCGGCACGGCTGAGCTAGAAGCAGATAAAAAAGTAATCGTAATCAAGCGCCCGGTAGAAGTAAACAAAAACGGAAAATTCGCCAGAGTAACGCCGTCAAATAACCCGAAATTCGACTTTACTATCAAATTTGCCCACCCGATAATCGGCGAGCAAAACTACGTGTTTGAGTTTAGCAAACAGGCATACATCGAGGAGATCGCGCGCGCTAGGACGTTTGGATTTTTAAAAGACGTGCAGATGCTAAGAGCGCAAAATTTAGCCCTCGGCGGTAGCCTAGATAACGCCGTGGTTATCGACGATAATAAAATTTTAAATCCTGAAGGTCTACGCTTTGAAAACGAATTCGTTCGCCATAAAATTTTAGACGCAATCGGCGATCTAAGCTTGATGGGCGCGCCATTGATGGCTGATTATACAAGCTTTGCGGGCAGTCACGAGCTAAATCACGAACTAACCCTAGCTATCCTAAGCGACGATAAAAACTACGAGATTATCACGCTAAAAGGCGATTTCGCGCGCGAGTATCAAAAGGTATTTGCATAAAAAATATCCAAATTTTAGTTATCGCTCTTAGCTCGCCGCTAATCGTCGGTATTTATGACGAAAACGGCGAGCTTTTAGAGCAAATTTCTAGCGAAGAAAAATCCGACGTCTCCCTCGTAAAAATAATGGACGAGGTTTTAAACGACGGCAAATTTAACCTAAAAAAAATCATCTACGCAAACGGCCCTGGTAGCTTTATGGGCGTAAAAGTCGCTTACGTTGTTTTAAAGACGATTAGTATAGTAAAAGAGTGCGAATTTTACGCAGTTAGCGGCTTTGAGCTTAACGGCGGCGCGCCGATACGGGCGAATAAAAATTTAAGTTTCGTAGATACGCCCGATGGCGTCAAACTGCAAAAAGCAGAGGCCGGCGAATTTAGCTTGCCGCAAAATTTAGCCGTTTTAAATCTAAATTTAGATACCCTACCAAATTACGTTATTCAAGCCGTTTAGGAGATTTCTTGCAAATTTTAGTTCCAGCCACAAGCGCAAACATAGGTCCCGGCTTTGACGCCTTGGGTCTTGCCTTAGAGTTGCACAATACAGTCGAGATAACGAGGGCAAATTTCGCCTCAGTGAGCATTTTAGGCGAAGGTAAAGACAACGCGCTTCTTAAGAAAAACAACATTTTTTTATCTATTTTCAATGAAATTTACGTCAAACTAACGGGCAAAAAAGATACTTTTCGCATGATTTTTACCAATCAAATTCCCTTCTCTCGCGGCCTTGGTAGCTCCTCTGCGGTTATCACTTCAGCCATCGCGGCAGCTTACGCGGCGGCAGGTTTTAAGGCGGATAAAAGCGTTATTTTAAACCAAGCTCTAGTTTACGAAAACCACCCGGACAACATAGCTCCTGCGACGCTTGGTGGTTTTGTGAGCTCGGTCGTTGAAAACGGCAAGGTAAAATCTCTAAAAAAACCTTTAAGCGCCGATATAAAAGCCGTCGTCGTGATACCAAATAAGCCAATGAGCACGAAGGAATCGCGCGCCAAGCTACCTAAAAATTTCACGATGAGCGAGTGCGTTAGCAACCTCTCTCACGCCGCATTTCTCACGGCTTGTTTTTTTAGCGAAAGTTATGAGCTTTTAAGGACGGCGGCAAAAGACGTCATGCACGAACAAATCCGCATGCAAAACCTGCCAGAGCTCTTTGAAGTGCGCAAGATAGCCTACGAAAACGGCGCTCTTTTAAGCACGCTTTCAGGCAGCGGATCTAGCTTTTTAAACATCGTTTACGCGGACGATGCAGCAAATTTAAAACAAAAACTGCAAGATAAATTTAAAAGCTTTCGGGTTGAAATTTTTGATTTCGACAACGACGGGATAAAAATCCTACAAAGCTAAAAAAAAGCTAAAAGAAGTTATAATAATGGCTCAAAAATTTATCCCTATCAGGACGTGCGTGGTCTGCAAAAAGCGCTTTGAGCAGCAAATTTTGCGTAGATACAGACTGATAAATTCCTCGCTATTTTTCGGAAACGGAAACGGACGCAGCTTTTATCTTTGCGAGGAATGTCTAAAAAAAGACGAGAAAATTTTAAGAAAATCGCTCGGAAGAGTCGCAGGCAACTTTATCGCGACGCTACAAAACGAGCAAAATTTAAAGGAGATACTCTTAAATGGGGACTGTTCGAATTTCAGAGATAGCAAATGAGCTCGGCTACAATAGCAAAGAGGTTTTAGAAAAGGCTATTGAGCTTGGGCTAAAGGTCAAAACGCACTCAAGCGGCGTTAGTCCTGAAGAAGCGGCGGCGCTATACACCTACATCCAAACCGGCGAGATCCCCGAAGCTCTCAAGCAAAAACCCGAAAAGAAAAAACCGACCGTAAAAAAAGCGGAAGCCAAAGAGGGTAAAGAGGAAAAAGAAAGCAAGCCAAAAGAGGCTAAAAAACCAAGCGCTGCAAAAGAAGAAAAGCCTTTGCCCAAAGAAAAAGTAGAAACAAAAAATGACGAAAAATCTGAAAAAGAACAAAAAATAGCCGCTCAAAAACCTGCAGAAAAAGCGCCTGAGCCAAAAGCCCCAACAGCGTCTAAGGAGGAACCAAAAGCTCAACCTGCCGATGTCGAGCCAGCCAAACCAAAAGAGAGTTTAGCTGACGTTAGTTTACAAAAAAGGCGTGGCCTAGTCATCGTAAAAAAGAAAAAAGACGAGCAACCTGCGCCTATGGCGAGCGAGAGAAAAGAGCCTGCACCGGCGCTAAATTTGGAAAATATGTTTAAATTTAGCGACGAAAAGATCGAGCGCAAAAAGAAAAAAGAGAAAAAACCGGTCATAGCAACCAAAAAAGACGGCGCTACAAAGATGGATCTGCTCGGCGACCGCGATATGGCCGACATCGTCATAGACGATGAGGACGTGGTTATATTGCCTGATTTTTCCGTACGAACGCAAACTCCAGAACCTCAAAAAATAAAACAACCGGCAAATACGGGCTACAAACCGGTACTAAATACATCGGTAAGTTCATTTTTAGAGCAAGGTACTGCGCGCAGGCCTCGTAAAAAGCACAAAAAATCGCAACGCGCCGACCATAACGGCGAGGCGGTAACCTATGTCGAAATACCAAAAGAGATCCGCCTATACGAATTTGCCGACAAGATCAACAAGCAGCCTAGCGAAATCATCGGCAAGCTCTTTATGCTCGGCATGATGACGACTAAAAACGACTTCCTGGACGAGGATGCGATAGAGATTTTGGCTGATGAGTTTGGCATAGAGGTAAACATCGTCGATACGCAAGAAGCATTTGACTACGTTAAGGCTTACGACGAAGAAGAGGAGCAGCTAGACGATGCAAATTTAACCGTCCGCGCTCCTGTTATCACCATCATGGGTCACGTCGATCACGGCAAAACATCGCTACTAGACTACATCAGAAGCTCGCGCGTAGCAGCTGGCGAAGCAGGCGGCATCACGCAGCACGTAGGCGCCTATATGGTAAATAAAAACGGCAAAAACATTACCTTTATCGATACTCCGGGCCACGAAGCCTTCACGGCTATGCGCGCAAGAGGCGCCAAGATCACCGATATCGTCATCATCGTGGTCGCAGCCGACGACGGCGTAAAACCGCAAACAAAAGAGGCCGTGAGTCATGCAAAAGCCGCCGGCGTACCGATCATCATCGCGATAAACAAGATGGACAAAGAGGCTGCAAACCCAGACAAAGTAAAAAGCGAGCTAGCTGAGCTAGATATCTTATCCACCGACTGGGGCGGTACGTACGAGTTCGTACCTATCTCTGCAAAGATGGGCACGGGCATAGACGATCTACTAGAGATCGTACTCTTGCAGGCTGAAATTTTAGAGCTAAAAGCAAACGCGAAGGCAAACGCCAAAGCCGCTATAATAGAAAGCTCGCAGCAAAAAGGCCGCGGTCCAGTTGCTACGGTTATAGTAGAAAACGGCACTCTAAGAGTCGGCGATATCGTGGTCGCAGGCGTCGCATACGGTAAAATAAGAACGATAACCGACGACCAAGGTAAAATTTTAAAAGAGATAAAACCTGGCGAATGCGGCGTTATAATGGGCCTTAGCGAGATTCCAGAAGCTGGCGAAACGCTAATAAGCGTCAAAACCGATAAAGAAGCCCGCGAATATGCACAGAAAAAAGCTGAATATCTACGCCAAAAAGAGCTCAGCAAGACTACCAAAGTAAGCCTAGAAGAGCTTAGCGAGAAGATCGCCGAGGGCGAGCTAAAATCGCTCCCTGTCATCGTAAAAGCCGACGTGGGCGGTTCGCTAGAAGCTATCAAGGCGAGCCTAGAAAAGCTTCGCAACGACGAGATAAAAGTAAATATCATCCACTCGGGCGTGGGCGGCATCACACAAAGCGACGTGGAGCTAGCCAGAGCGAGCGAAAACTCCGTAATTTTAGGCTTTAACATTAGGCCTACCGGCGAAGTGAAAGAAAAAGCCAAAGAAAGCGGCGTCGAGATCAAAACCTACAACGTCATCTATAACCTAATTGACGACGTCAAAGCGATCCTAAGTGGCCTAATGTCGCCTGTAATCCACGAGGAGCAGCTCGGACAAGCCCAAGTACGCCAGGTCATCAACGTTCCTAAGGTAGGTGCGATCGCAGGCTGCATGGTGACGGAGGGCACGATAAACCGCGGCGCGAAAATTCGCCTAATCAGAAACGGCGTGGTCGTACACGAGGGCACCGTAAGCTCGCTAAAACGTTTCAAGGACGACGTGAGAGAGGTAGCGCGCGGCTTTGAGTGCGGCGTAGGTATTGACGGCTATAACGACATCAGAGAAGGCGACTACATCGAGAGCTTTAAAGAGGTAGAGGAGCAAGCCAGCCTATGAACCCCTCGGAGATAAAGCGCCTGCGCACGCAAAGCGTACTAAAAGAGCTACTACCCGAAGCCCTATCTACGCTTGAAGACGAGCTTTTACGCGGACTTTGCGTGACCGACGTCGAGTGTAAAAAAGGCAGGTACGACGCATTCGTATATCTTGATAAAATGATGTTTGACGAGCGCGAGCAGGCCTATATACTAGACCGCCTAAAGCGCGTATCAAAGCACCTGCAAAACCACTGCATGGCGGCTGAGGGCTGGTATAGAGCGCCGAATTTTCACTTTAAATTTGACGACAGGCTCGAGTATCAAAACCATATGGACGATTTGTTTGAAAAAATCTCAGAGGATCTAAACAAAAATGCAAAATCTTGAAAATCTGATCTCGCAGTGCGGCGTGCAGCTCTATGACGTCGAGGTCGCGAACGAAAACGGCAGAGCGATTTATAGAATCTACATCGCAAAACCGGGCGGCGTAAATTTAGACGACTGCGAAAAGGTCTCGCGTTTGCTTTCGCCGATATTTGACGTCGAGCCGCCGCTTAGCGGAGACTACGTGCTAGAGGTTAGCTCGCCGGGCCTAGAGCGAAAGCTAGAAAAACCGAGCCATTTTATATCAAGCGTCGGCGAACTGGCTAAAATTTCAGCCGAAGTAGACGGCGAAAACAAAAAACTAAAAGGCAAAATTTTATCCGTCGATGATGAAGAAATCTCGTTTGAAAGCGAAGGTCAAATTTTAAAAATAAAAATCGCGAATATAAAAAAGGCAAAAACCTATATCGAGTGGTAAGCCGCAAATTTAAAGGCTCAAATTTATTGAGTTAAATTTTACAAATTTGAGCTCTTTAAATTTACATTTCCAGGCTTAAACATACCACAGTCAAATCTCTCAAATTTAACCTCAAATTTACAAACTGCCTCCGCGTAAATTTAAAATTTCCACGGAAAGCATAAAAATAATAGCGCAAATTTACGCGATTATACCCGCCTATTCTCAAGAGCGCGCAGCGTAAATTTAATACCCGACTAGCAAAACATAAGCTAACTTTGGCTATAATCCCTAAATTTTTTAAAAAGTAGGAACCATGAGCTTTTTAGATATTTTTTCCAAAATAAGAAAGCAACAATCCACTCCTAGCGAGGCTCCGGCGCACTGGATCAAATGCGACAGCTGTCACTCGCTGATGTATTACAAAGAGGTCGAAGCAAATTTTAACGTCTGTCCAAAGTGCGGTTTTCACATGAGA
It encodes:
- the lpxC gene encoding UDP-3-O-acyl-N-acetylglucosamine deacetylase, whose protein sequence is MKQTTIRSTVEGVGIGLHKGEPIKITLEPLGANSGIIFYRKDLGVSFKAEPKNVINTQMATVIGGKEGYISTIEHLLSAINGCGIDNIRIVLDANEVPVMDGSAISYCMMLDEAGTAELEADKKVIVIKRPVEVNKNGKFARVTPSNNPKFDFTIKFAHPIIGEQNYVFEFSKQAYIEEIARARTFGFLKDVQMLRAQNLALGGSLDNAVVIDDNKILNPEGLRFENEFVRHKILDAIGDLSLMGAPLMADYTSFAGSHELNHELTLAILSDDKNYEIITLKGDFAREYQKVFA
- a CDS encoding glycoprotease family protein, which translates into the protein MDEVLNDGKFNLKKIIYANGPGSFMGVKVAYVVLKTISIVKECEFYAVSGFELNGGAPIRANKNLSFVDTPDGVKLQKAEAGEFSLPQNLAVLNLNLDTLPNYVIQAV
- the thrB gene encoding homoserine kinase, yielding MQILVPATSANIGPGFDALGLALELHNTVEITRANFASVSILGEGKDNALLKKNNIFLSIFNEIYVKLTGKKDTFRMIFTNQIPFSRGLGSSSAVITSAIAAAYAAAGFKADKSVILNQALVYENHPDNIAPATLGGFVSSVVENGKVKSLKKPLSADIKAVVVIPNKPMSTKESRAKLPKNFTMSECVSNLSHAAFLTACFFSESYELLRTAAKDVMHEQIRMQNLPELFEVRKIAYENGALLSTLSGSGSSFLNIVYADDAANLKQKLQDKFKSFRVEIFDFDNDGIKILQS
- a CDS encoding DUF448 domain-containing protein, coding for MAQKFIPIRTCVVCKKRFEQQILRRYRLINSSLFFGNGNGRSFYLCEECLKKDEKILRKSLGRVAGNFIATLQNEQNLKEILLNGDCSNFRDSK
- the infB gene encoding translation initiation factor IF-2, which translates into the protein MGTVRISEIANELGYNSKEVLEKAIELGLKVKTHSSGVSPEEAAALYTYIQTGEIPEALKQKPEKKKPTVKKAEAKEGKEEKESKPKEAKKPSAAKEEKPLPKEKVETKNDEKSEKEQKIAAQKPAEKAPEPKAPTASKEEPKAQPADVEPAKPKESLADVSLQKRRGLVIVKKKKDEQPAPMASERKEPAPALNLENMFKFSDEKIERKKKKEKKPVIATKKDGATKMDLLGDRDMADIVIDDEDVVILPDFSVRTQTPEPQKIKQPANTGYKPVLNTSVSSFLEQGTARRPRKKHKKSQRADHNGEAVTYVEIPKEIRLYEFADKINKQPSEIIGKLFMLGMMTTKNDFLDEDAIEILADEFGIEVNIVDTQEAFDYVKAYDEEEEQLDDANLTVRAPVITIMGHVDHGKTSLLDYIRSSRVAAGEAGGITQHVGAYMVNKNGKNITFIDTPGHEAFTAMRARGAKITDIVIIVVAADDGVKPQTKEAVSHAKAAGVPIIIAINKMDKEAANPDKVKSELAELDILSTDWGGTYEFVPISAKMGTGIDDLLEIVLLQAEILELKANAKANAKAAIIESSQQKGRGPVATVIVENGTLRVGDIVVAGVAYGKIRTITDDQGKILKEIKPGECGVIMGLSEIPEAGETLISVKTDKEAREYAQKKAEYLRQKELSKTTKVSLEELSEKIAEGELKSLPVIVKADVGGSLEAIKASLEKLRNDEIKVNIIHSGVGGITQSDVELARASENSVILGFNIRPTGEVKEKAKESGVEIKTYNVIYNLIDDVKAILSGLMSPVIHEEQLGQAQVRQVINVPKVGAIAGCMVTEGTINRGAKIRLIRNGVVVHEGTVSSLKRFKDDVREVARGFECGVGIDGYNDIREGDYIESFKEVEEQASL
- the rbfA gene encoding 30S ribosome-binding factor RbfA, with translation MNPSEIKRLRTQSVLKELLPEALSTLEDELLRGLCVTDVECKKGRYDAFVYLDKMMFDEREQAYILDRLKRVSKHLQNHCMAAEGWYRAPNFHFKFDDRLEYQNHMDDLFEKISEDLNKNAKS
- the rimP gene encoding ribosome maturation factor RimP translates to MQNLENLISQCGVQLYDVEVANENGRAIYRIYIAKPGGVNLDDCEKVSRLLSPIFDVEPPLSGDYVLEVSSPGLERKLEKPSHFISSVGELAKISAEVDGENKKLKGKILSVDDEEISFESEGQILKIKIANIKKAKTYIEW